A DNA window from Methylobacterium sp. NMS14P contains the following coding sequences:
- the phbB gene encoding acetoacetyl-CoA reductase, producing MAQGRVALVTGGTRGIGAAISKRLKDKGYKVAANYAGNDEAANAFKAETGIPVFKFDVGDLASCEAGIKAIEAELGPVDILVNNAGITRDGAFHKMTFEKWQAVIKTNLDSMFTCTRPLIEGMRSRNFGRIIIISSINGQKGQAGQTNYSAAKAGVIGFAKALAQESASKGITVNVVAPGYIATEMVMAVPEDIRNKIISTIPTGRLGESDEIAHAVEYLASDEAGFVNGSTLTINGGQHFV from the coding sequence ATGGCTCAAGGACGCGTCGCCCTCGTGACGGGCGGCACCCGCGGTATCGGCGCGGCGATCTCGAAGCGGCTCAAGGATAAGGGCTACAAAGTCGCCGCCAACTACGCCGGCAACGACGAGGCGGCCAACGCCTTCAAGGCCGAGACCGGCATCCCGGTCTTCAAGTTCGACGTGGGCGATCTCGCGAGCTGCGAGGCCGGCATCAAGGCGATCGAGGCCGAGCTCGGCCCCGTGGACATCCTGGTCAACAACGCCGGCATCACCCGGGACGGCGCCTTCCACAAGATGACGTTCGAGAAGTGGCAGGCGGTCATCAAGACCAACCTCGACTCGATGTTCACCTGCACCCGTCCGCTGATCGAGGGCATGCGCAGCCGCAACTTCGGCCGCATCATCATCATCTCGTCGATCAACGGCCAGAAGGGTCAGGCCGGCCAGACCAACTACTCGGCCGCCAAGGCCGGCGTGATCGGCTTCGCCAAGGCCCTGGCGCAGGAGAGCGCCTCGAAGGGCATCACGGTCAACGTGGTGGCGCCCGGCTACATCGCCACCGAGATGGTGATGGCGGTGCCCGAGGACATCCGCAACAAGATCATCTCGACGATCCCGACCGGCCGCCTGGGCGAGTCCGACGAGATCGCCCACGCGGTCGAGTATCTCGCCAGCGACGAGGCCGGCTTCGTGAACGGCTCGACGCTGACCATCAACGGCGGCCAGCACTTCGTCTGA
- a CDS encoding acetyl-CoA C-acetyltransferase — MAGNEEIVIVGAARTPVGSFGGAFGAVPAHELGATAIKAALERAKVSPDEVDEVIFGQVLTAGAGQNPARQAAIKAGIPEKATAWGLNQVCGSGLRTVAIGMQQIANGDAKVIVAGGQESMSLSPHAQYLRGGQKMGDVKLVDTMIKDGLWDAFNGYHMGQTAENVAQAFQLTREQQDQFATRSQNKAEAARKEGRFKDEIVPVTVPGKKGDTVVDTDEYIRDGATLEAMGKLKPAFTKDGTVTAANASGLNDGAAALVLMSASEAERRGLTPLARIKSWATAGVDPKVMGTGPIPASRKALEKAGWKPSDLDLIEANEAFAAQALAVNKDMGWDDAKVNVNGGAIAIGHPIGASGARVLVTLLHEMKRRDAKKGLATLCIGGGMGVAMCVERT, encoded by the coding sequence ATGGCAGGCAACGAAGAGATCGTCATCGTCGGGGCGGCGCGCACGCCGGTCGGCTCGTTCGGCGGCGCCTTCGGGGCGGTGCCGGCCCACGAGCTCGGCGCGACGGCGATCAAGGCCGCCCTGGAGCGGGCCAAGGTCTCGCCCGATGAGGTGGACGAGGTGATCTTCGGTCAGGTCCTCACCGCGGGCGCCGGCCAGAACCCCGCCCGTCAGGCCGCCATCAAGGCCGGCATCCCCGAGAAGGCCACCGCGTGGGGCCTCAACCAGGTCTGCGGCTCGGGCCTGCGCACGGTCGCCATCGGCATGCAGCAGATCGCCAACGGCGACGCCAAGGTCATCGTGGCCGGCGGTCAGGAATCGATGTCCCTGTCGCCGCACGCGCAGTACCTGCGCGGCGGCCAGAAGATGGGCGACGTCAAGCTCGTCGACACCATGATCAAGGACGGGCTCTGGGACGCCTTCAACGGCTACCACATGGGCCAGACCGCCGAGAACGTCGCCCAGGCCTTCCAGCTCACCCGCGAGCAGCAGGACCAGTTCGCGACCCGCTCGCAGAACAAGGCCGAGGCCGCCCGCAAGGAGGGCCGATTCAAGGACGAGATCGTCCCCGTCACGGTGCCGGGCAAGAAGGGCGACACGGTCGTCGACACCGACGAGTACATCCGCGACGGCGCCACCCTGGAGGCGATGGGCAAGCTGAAGCCGGCCTTCACCAAGGACGGCACCGTCACGGCCGCCAACGCGTCGGGCCTCAACGACGGCGCCGCCGCCCTGGTGCTGATGTCGGCCTCGGAGGCCGAGCGCCGCGGCCTGACCCCGCTCGCCCGGATCAAGTCCTGGGCGACCGCGGGCGTCGACCCGAAGGTGATGGGCACCGGCCCGATCCCGGCCTCGCGCAAGGCCCTGGAGAAGGCCGGCTGGAAGCCGTCCGACCTCGACCTGATCGAGGCTAACGAGGCCTTCGCGGCCCAGGCGCTGGCCGTGAACAAGGACATGGGCTGGGACGACGCGAAGGTGAACGTCAACGGCGGCGCCATCGCCATCGGCCACCCGATCGGCGCCTCGGGCGCCCGCGTCCTCGTCACCCTGCTGCACGAGATGAAGCGCCGCGACGCCAAGAAGGGCCTCGCCACGCTCTGCATCGGCGGCGGCATGGGTGTGGCGATGTGCGTCGAGCGGACCTGA
- a CDS encoding glutamine synthetase beta-grasp domain-containing protein — MTKYKLEYIWLDGYTPTPNLRGKTQIKEFDSFPTLEQLPMWGFDGSSTKQAEGGSSDCMLKPVRHFPDPARKNGVLVMCEVMMPDGVTPHESNKRATILDDAGAWFGFEQEYFLYKDGRPLGFPTSGYPAPQGPYYTGVGYSNVGDVARKIVEEHLDLCLDAGINHEGINAEVAKGQWEFQIFGKGSKKAADEMWMARYLLQRLCEKYGIDVEYHCKPLGDTDWNGSGMHCNFSTAFMREHGGKAYFEKLMEAFKNAREEHIAVYGPDNHMRLTGKHETASIHEFSYGVADRGASIRVPHSFVNNGYKGYLEDRRPNSQGDPYQIASQVLKTIASVPTEAAAAA; from the coding sequence ATGACCAAATATAAGCTCGAGTACATATGGCTCGACGGGTACACGCCGACCCCGAACCTCCGCGGTAAGACGCAGATCAAGGAATTCGACAGCTTCCCGACCCTCGAGCAGCTCCCGATGTGGGGCTTCGACGGCTCGTCCACCAAGCAGGCCGAGGGCGGCAGCTCCGACTGCATGCTGAAGCCCGTGCGCCACTTCCCCGACCCCGCCCGCAAGAACGGCGTGCTGGTGATGTGCGAAGTGATGATGCCGGACGGCGTGACCCCGCACGAGTCCAACAAGCGCGCCACCATTCTGGACGATGCCGGTGCGTGGTTCGGCTTCGAGCAGGAGTACTTCCTGTACAAGGACGGCCGCCCGCTCGGCTTCCCGACCTCCGGCTACCCGGCGCCGCAGGGCCCGTACTACACCGGCGTCGGCTACTCGAACGTCGGCGACGTCGCCCGCAAGATCGTCGAGGAGCACCTCGACCTCTGCCTCGACGCCGGCATCAACCACGAGGGCATCAACGCCGAGGTGGCCAAGGGCCAGTGGGAATTCCAGATCTTCGGCAAGGGCTCGAAGAAGGCCGCCGACGAGATGTGGATGGCCCGCTACCTCCTACAGCGCCTCTGCGAGAAGTACGGCATCGACGTCGAGTACCACTGCAAGCCGCTCGGCGACACCGACTGGAACGGCTCGGGCATGCACTGCAACTTCTCGACCGCCTTCATGCGCGAGCACGGCGGCAAGGCGTACTTCGAGAAGCTCATGGAGGCGTTCAAGAACGCCCGCGAGGAGCACATCGCCGTCTACGGTCCGGACAACCACATGCGCCTGACCGGCAAGCACGAGACCGCCTCGATCCACGAGTTCTCGTACGGCGTGGCCGACCGCGGCGCCTCGATCCGCGTGCCGCACTCCTTCGTGAACAACGGCTACAAGGGCTACCTGGAGGACCGCCGTCCGAACTCGCAGGGCGACCCCTACCAGATCGCCTCGCAGGTGCTGAAGACGATCGCTTCCGTGCCGACCGAGGCCGCCGCAGCCGCGTGA
- a CDS encoding DUF2735 domain-containing protein — protein MAATDPRETAKIYDLSAFRRARETARTVPDAKPAPVPSFGGGAWYHEAAIREDERPRRP, from the coding sequence ATGGCCGCCACGGACCCGCGCGAGACCGCCAAGATCTACGATCTGTCCGCGTTCCGACGCGCGCGCGAGACCGCCCGGACGGTCCCGGACGCGAAGCCCGCGCCCGTGCCGAGCTTCGGCGGGGGCGCTTGGTACCACGAGGCCGCCATCCGCGAGGACGAGCGCCCGCGGCGACCGTAA
- a CDS encoding NAD(P)H-hydrate dehydratase, with protein sequence MRLLTVAAMRRVDAAAIDGGVPSLTLMEAAGAAVAARARARLPAGGRVVVLCGPGNNGGDGFVAARLLAEAGYAVELLCLGAVSALTGDAALAAEAWTRPVRPVESGALPSGDLVIDALFGAGLSRDLDGAARALVEAVNEAGMPVLAVDVPSGVDGDTGAVRGAAIRAVETVTFVTLKPGHLLQPGRGLCGQLSLADIGTGPAALEAGLAAGAPLDRNGPDLWGRDFPHLTGASHKYTRGHALVLSGPATKTGAARLAARGALRVGAGLVTVASPVAALPENAAHLTAIMLRPCESADDLDDLLTDERLNVILAGPGLGTGEPTRERVAVAAAAGRGLVLDADALTSFAGKAPLLAAHLADGDARAVLTPHAGEFARLFDGTDAMAEGADKVARARAAAALTGAVVVFKGADTVIAAPDGRAAINDHGSPYLGTAGSGDVLGGLIAGLLAQGMEPFTAAAAGVWLHGDAGLRHGPGLIAEDIPELMPAVLRDLVASSGG encoded by the coding sequence ATGCGGTTGCTGACGGTCGCGGCAATGAGGCGGGTCGATGCCGCGGCAATCGACGGCGGCGTGCCGAGCCTGACCCTGATGGAGGCGGCCGGGGCCGCCGTGGCCGCCCGCGCTCGGGCCCGGCTGCCGGCGGGGGGCCGCGTGGTCGTCCTGTGCGGGCCGGGCAACAACGGCGGCGACGGCTTCGTGGCCGCGCGCCTGCTGGCCGAAGCCGGCTACGCGGTCGAACTCCTCTGCCTCGGCGCGGTGTCGGCGCTGACGGGGGATGCCGCCCTGGCGGCCGAGGCCTGGACGAGGCCGGTACGTCCGGTCGAGAGCGGCGCGCTGCCGTCCGGCGACCTCGTGATCGACGCCCTGTTCGGGGCCGGCCTGTCGCGCGACCTCGACGGCGCCGCCCGCGCGCTCGTCGAGGCGGTGAACGAGGCCGGGATGCCTGTGCTCGCCGTCGACGTGCCGAGCGGGGTCGACGGTGATACCGGCGCGGTGCGCGGCGCCGCCATCCGGGCGGTGGAGACCGTGACCTTCGTGACCCTCAAGCCGGGGCACCTGCTCCAGCCCGGGCGGGGCCTGTGCGGCCAGCTCAGCCTCGCCGATATCGGGACCGGACCGGCGGCGCTGGAGGCCGGCCTGGCCGCCGGCGCGCCCCTCGACCGGAACGGGCCCGACCTGTGGGGCCGGGACTTCCCGCACCTCACCGGCGCGAGCCACAAGTATACCCGCGGCCACGCCCTCGTCCTGTCCGGGCCCGCCACCAAGACCGGCGCCGCCCGGCTCGCCGCCCGCGGCGCCCTGCGGGTCGGCGCCGGGCTCGTCACCGTCGCGTCCCCGGTCGCCGCGCTGCCTGAGAACGCCGCCCACCTCACGGCGATCATGCTGCGGCCCTGCGAGAGCGCCGACGATCTCGACGACCTGCTCACCGACGAGCGGCTGAACGTGATCCTGGCCGGACCCGGGCTCGGCACCGGCGAGCCGACCCGGGAGCGCGTCGCCGTAGCGGCGGCGGCCGGGCGCGGCCTCGTCCTCGACGCCGACGCGCTGACGAGCTTCGCCGGCAAGGCGCCCCTGCTCGCCGCCCATCTCGCAGACGGGGATGCGCGGGCCGTGCTGACCCCGCATGCCGGCGAGTTCGCGCGGCTCTTCGACGGGACGGACGCGATGGCCGAGGGCGCCGACAAGGTCGCCCGGGCCCGCGCGGCGGCCGCGCTGACCGGCGCCGTGGTGGTCTTCAAGGGGGCCGACACGGTGATCGCGGCCCCCGACGGGCGCGCGGCCATCAACGACCACGGCAGCCCCTATCTCGGGACGGCCGGGTCCGGGGACGTGCTGGGCGGCCTGATCGCCGGCCTTCTGGCGCAGGGCATGGAGCCCTTCACGGCCGCCGCGGCCGGCGTCTGGCTCCACGGGGACGCCGGCCTGCGCCACGGGCCGGGCCTGATCGCCGAGGACATCCCCGAGCTGATGCCGGCGGTGCTGCGCGACCTCGTCGCGTCGAGCGGCGGCTGA
- the phaR gene encoding polyhydroxyalkanoate synthesis repressor PhaR, with protein sequence MADTVKATQTVIKKYANRRLYHTGTSTYVTLEDLATMVQNGEDFVVYDARTGDDITRSVLTQIIFEQENKAGAENLLPVAFLRQLIRFYGDSMRTMVPSFLEFSMANFAKDQDGLREKFAQSFGPSAFQNAIEQQVRTNMNFFGDAMKMFTGFAPPAPGAQPTAPAAPQSAPYGGGELDDLKRQMLEMQQRLEALAKK encoded by the coding sequence ATGGCGGATACCGTCAAGGCCACCCAGACCGTCATCAAGAAGTACGCCAACCGGCGCCTCTACCACACCGGCACCTCGACCTACGTGACGCTGGAAGACCTCGCCACGATGGTCCAGAACGGCGAGGATTTCGTCGTCTACGACGCGCGCACCGGCGACGACATCACCCGCTCGGTCCTCACGCAGATCATCTTCGAGCAGGAGAACAAGGCCGGCGCCGAGAACCTGCTCCCGGTGGCGTTCCTGCGCCAGCTGATCCGCTTCTACGGCGACAGCATGCGCACGATGGTGCCGAGCTTCCTCGAGTTCTCGATGGCGAACTTCGCCAAGGACCAGGACGGCCTGCGCGAGAAGTTCGCCCAGAGCTTCGGCCCGTCGGCGTTCCAGAACGCCATCGAGCAGCAGGTGCGCACCAACATGAACTTCTTCGGCGACGCCATGAAGATGTTCACGGGCTTCGCGCCGCCCGCGCCCGGAGCCCAGCCGACGGCGCCGGCCGCGCCTCAGTCCGCACCCTACGGGGGCGGCGAGCTGGACGATCTCAAGCGCCAGATGCTGGAGATGCAGCAGCGCCTGGAGGCGCTCGCGAAAAAGTAA
- a CDS encoding glycerophosphodiester phosphodiesterase family protein — protein MRAIMLGLGLLLGAGPALAGEAAQLGPRPFYLVDQLKPGPLKDRLAACGVDRTYTPRTFSISHRGAPLMFPEHTREGLLAAYRMGAGIIECDVAFTKDRQLVCRHSQCDLHTTTDILARPELAAKCTQGFTPADPATGRKASAKCCTSDLTLDEFKSLNGKMDASDPDATTVAAYMNATPRWRTDLYAGTGTLMSHKEYIALVKGMGRKFTPELKAPQVPMPFQGTYTQDMYAQQLVDEYREAGIPASDVYPQSFQLRDILYWLEKDPEFGRQAIFLDDRDETAKGFDPETPATWQPGMAELARKGVKILAPPLWMLVRPGPDGTIEPSTYAREAKAAGLGLIAWSLERSGPLKGGGGYYYQSIKPVVTGDGDILRLLDVLHGQVGVLGVFSDWPATTTFYANCVGAP, from the coding sequence ATGCGTGCGATCATGTTGGGGCTGGGGCTGCTTCTGGGAGCGGGCCCCGCGCTCGCCGGCGAGGCCGCCCAGCTCGGCCCCCGGCCCTTCTACCTCGTCGACCAGCTGAAGCCCGGCCCGCTCAAGGACAGGCTCGCCGCCTGCGGCGTCGACCGGACCTACACGCCCCGGACCTTCTCGATCTCGCACCGCGGCGCGCCGCTGATGTTCCCGGAACACACCCGGGAGGGCCTGCTCGCCGCGTACCGGATGGGCGCCGGGATCATCGAGTGCGACGTGGCCTTCACCAAGGACCGCCAGCTCGTCTGCCGCCACAGCCAGTGCGACCTGCACACGACCACCGACATCCTCGCCCGGCCCGAGCTCGCGGCGAAGTGCACGCAGGGCTTCACGCCGGCCGACCCGGCCACCGGGCGGAAGGCCTCGGCCAAGTGCTGCACCAGCGACCTGACGCTGGACGAGTTCAAGTCGCTGAACGGGAAGATGGACGCGTCCGACCCGGACGCCACCACGGTGGCGGCCTACATGAACGCGACGCCGCGCTGGCGCACCGACCTCTACGCCGGAACCGGCACGCTGATGTCGCACAAGGAGTACATCGCGCTGGTGAAGGGGATGGGGCGGAAATTCACCCCCGAGCTGAAGGCGCCCCAGGTCCCGATGCCGTTCCAGGGCACCTACACGCAGGACATGTACGCTCAGCAGCTGGTCGACGAGTACCGGGAGGCCGGGATCCCGGCCTCCGACGTCTACCCGCAGAGCTTCCAGCTCCGCGACATCCTCTACTGGCTGGAGAAGGATCCGGAATTCGGCCGTCAGGCGATCTTCCTCGACGACCGGGACGAGACCGCGAAGGGCTTCGACCCGGAGACGCCCGCCACGTGGCAGCCGGGCATGGCCGAACTCGCCCGGAAGGGCGTGAAGATCCTGGCGCCGCCGCTGTGGATGCTGGTCCGGCCGGGCCCGGACGGGACGATCGAGCCCTCGACCTACGCCCGGGAGGCCAAGGCGGCCGGGCTGGGGCTGATCGCGTGGTCGCTGGAGCGCTCGGGCCCCCTGAAGGGCGGCGGCGGGTACTATTACCAGTCGATCAAGCCGGTGGTCACCGGCGACGGCGACATCCTGCGGCTGCTCGACGTCCTGCACGGTCAGGTGGGCGTGCTGGGGGTCTTCTCCGACTGGCCCGCGACCACGACCTTCTACGCCAACTGCGTCGGCGCCCCGTAG
- a CDS encoding ribonuclease D, with amino-acid sequence MPSPTVRLHRGDLPATYDAGRAVAIDTETLGLNPHRDRLCVVQLSTGDGTADVVQIPQDGPEPVVLKRVLADPGVLKIFHFARFDVAVLYRALGVMPSPVYCTKIASKLARTYTDRHGLKDVVRELVGVDLSKQQQSSDWGAETLSQAQLDYAASDVLHLHAARERLDAMLAREGRTDLAAACFGFLPTRARLDLDGWPETDIFAHT; translated from the coding sequence ATGCCGAGCCCGACCGTACGTCTTCACCGCGGCGACTTGCCCGCCACCTACGACGCGGGCCGGGCGGTGGCCATCGACACCGAGACGCTCGGGCTCAACCCGCATCGCGACCGCCTCTGCGTGGTGCAGCTCTCCACCGGCGACGGGACGGCCGACGTGGTCCAGATCCCGCAGGACGGGCCGGAGCCGGTCGTGCTCAAGCGGGTCCTGGCCGACCCCGGGGTCCTGAAGATCTTCCACTTCGCGCGGTTCGACGTGGCGGTCCTGTACAGGGCCCTCGGGGTGATGCCGAGCCCGGTCTACTGCACCAAGATCGCCTCGAAGCTCGCGCGCACCTACACGGACCGCCACGGGCTCAAGGACGTGGTCCGCGAACTGGTCGGCGTCGACCTGTCGAAGCAGCAGCAATCCTCGGACTGGGGCGCCGAGACCCTGTCGCAGGCCCAGCTCGATTACGCGGCCTCGGACGTGCTCCACCTCCACGCGGCCCGGGAGCGGCTCGACGCCATGCTGGCCCGGGAAGGCCGCACCGACCTCGCGGCCGCCTGTTTCGGCTTCCTGCCGACGCGGGCCCGCCTCGACCTCGACGGCTGGCCCGAGACCGACATCTTCGCGCACACCTGA
- a CDS encoding VOC family protein, with protein sequence MLTLDHLVVVAPDLAEGVAHVRDCLGLAMPEGGRHREMGTRNHLLRLGDALFLEVIAVDPDAPPPSRARWFGLGDAARVRADWDAGRRLRGFVARTEDLDGTLAAHGALLGAAATMTRGDLSWRFAVPPGGAWPADGAAPCAMAWGPRGNPAATMPDLGAGLEALVLTHPDPGAVAGLHTALGLADPPQVVAGPGTRWTARITTPSGPRSLT encoded by the coding sequence ATGCTCACCCTCGACCATCTCGTCGTCGTCGCGCCCGATCTCGCGGAGGGCGTGGCGCATGTCCGAGACTGCCTCGGCCTCGCCATGCCGGAGGGCGGCCGCCACCGCGAGATGGGCACGCGCAACCACCTGCTGCGCCTCGGCGACGCCCTGTTCCTGGAGGTGATCGCCGTCGATCCCGACGCGCCGCCGCCGTCGCGCGCCCGCTGGTTCGGCCTCGGCGACGCCGCGCGGGTGCGGGCCGACTGGGATGCGGGCCGGCGGCTGCGCGGCTTCGTCGCCCGCACGGAGGATCTCGACGGCACGCTCGCCGCCCACGGCGCGCTCCTCGGCGCGGCGGCGACGATGACCCGGGGCGACCTGTCCTGGCGCTTCGCGGTGCCCCCGGGCGGGGCGTGGCCGGCGGACGGGGCCGCGCCCTGCGCGATGGCGTGGGGGCCGCGCGGAAACCCGGCCGCGACGATGCCGGACCTCGGCGCCGGCCTGGAGGCGCTCGTCCTGACGCACCCGGATCCAGGCGCCGTCGCGGGGCTTCACACCGCGCTCGGCCTCGCCGATCCGCCGCAGGTCGTGGCGGGCCCGGGCACGCGCTGGACCGCCCGGATCACGACGCCGTCGGGCCCGCGGAGCCTGACCTGA
- a CDS encoding cupin domain-containing protein: protein MTAAEVIATLGLKPHPEGGHYRETFRDARTVDGRSVGTAIYFLLDLGEVSAWHRVDATEIWHWHAGAPLVITTSPNGHDAEARHLGPDLGAGQRPQCVVPAGHWQTATSLGAWTLVGCTVSPGFDFAGFEMAPPDWRPTPRG from the coding sequence ATGACGGCAGCCGAGGTGATCGCGACCCTGGGGTTGAAGCCCCATCCCGAGGGCGGCCATTACCGCGAGACGTTCCGCGATGCCCGCACCGTCGACGGCCGTTCGGTCGGCACCGCGATCTACTTCCTGCTCGACCTCGGCGAGGTCTCGGCATGGCACCGGGTCGACGCCACCGAGATCTGGCACTGGCACGCCGGCGCGCCGCTGGTGATCACCACGAGCCCCAACGGGCACGACGCCGAGGCCCGGCATCTCGGGCCGGACCTCGGCGCCGGGCAGCGCCCGCAATGCGTCGTGCCGGCCGGCCACTGGCAGACCGCCACCAGCCTGGGCGCCTGGACGCTCGTCGGCTGCACGGTCTCGCCGGGCTTCGACTTCGCCGGCTTCGAGATGGCGCCGCCCGATTGGCGGCCGACGCCGCGCGGATGA
- the glnA gene encoding type I glutamate--ammonia ligase, whose product MTTAAEVLKTIRDNDVRYVDFRFTDPRGKWQHVTFDVSLIDEEIFDEGTMFDGSSIAGWKAINESDMLLMPDPVTATLDPFFSAATMSIVCDVLEPATGEPYGRDPRGTAKRAEAYLQQTGIGDTIYVGPEAEFFVFDDVKFGADPYRTGFELDSTELPTNGFTDYEGGNLGHRVQTKGGYFPVPPQDSAQDMRGEMLAAMQSMGVKVEKHHHEVASAQHELGMKFDTLTLLADHMQIYKYCIHNVAQSYGKSATFMPKPVYGDNGSGMHVHQSIWKDGKPVFAGDKYAGLSQECLWYIGGIIKHAKALNAFTNPSTNSYKRLVPGYEAPVLLAYSARNRSASCRIPWTKSPKAKRVEVRFPDPMANPYLAFSALLMAGLDGIRNKIDPGPAMDKDLYELPPRELKKIPTVCGSLREALNSLDKDRAFLKEGGVFSDDQIDSFIELKMTEVLRYEMTPHPIEFVQYYSL is encoded by the coding sequence ATGACCACTGCGGCCGAGGTGCTGAAGACGATCCGGGACAACGACGTGCGTTACGTGGACTTCCGGTTCACCGACCCGCGCGGCAAGTGGCAGCACGTCACGTTCGACGTGTCGCTCATCGACGAGGAGATCTTCGACGAGGGCACCATGTTCGACGGCTCCTCGATCGCCGGCTGGAAGGCGATCAACGAGTCCGACATGCTGCTGATGCCGGATCCCGTCACCGCCACGCTGGACCCGTTCTTCTCGGCCGCAACCATGTCGATCGTCTGCGACGTGCTGGAGCCGGCCACCGGCGAGCCCTACGGCCGCGACCCGCGCGGCACCGCCAAGCGCGCCGAGGCCTACCTGCAGCAGACCGGCATCGGCGACACGATCTACGTCGGCCCCGAGGCCGAGTTCTTCGTGTTCGACGACGTGAAGTTCGGCGCCGACCCGTACCGCACCGGCTTCGAGCTCGATTCCACCGAGCTGCCGACCAACGGCTTCACCGACTACGAGGGCGGCAACCTCGGCCACCGGGTCCAGACCAAGGGCGGCTACTTCCCGGTCCCGCCGCAGGATTCGGCGCAGGACATGCGCGGCGAGATGCTCGCGGCCATGCAGTCCATGGGCGTGAAGGTCGAGAAGCACCACCACGAGGTGGCCTCGGCCCAGCACGAGCTCGGCATGAAGTTCGACACGCTGACCCTGCTCGCCGACCACATGCAGATTTACAAGTACTGCATCCACAACGTCGCGCAGAGCTACGGCAAGTCGGCGACCTTCATGCCCAAGCCCGTCTACGGCGACAACGGCTCGGGCATGCACGTCCACCAGTCGATCTGGAAGGACGGCAAGCCGGTCTTCGCGGGCGACAAGTATGCCGGCCTCTCCCAGGAATGCCTCTGGTACATCGGCGGCATCATCAAGCACGCCAAGGCGCTGAACGCCTTCACCAACCCGTCGACCAACTCGTACAAGCGCCTGGTGCCGGGCTACGAGGCGCCGGTGCTGCTCGCCTACTCGGCGCGCAACCGCTCGGCCTCCTGCCGCATCCCGTGGACCAAGAGCCCGAAGGCCAAGCGCGTCGAGGTCCGCTTCCCCGACCCGATGGCGAACCCCTACCTCGCCTTCTCGGCGCTGCTGATGGCCGGCCTCGACGGCATCCGGAACAAGATCGATCCGGGCCCGGCCATGGACAAGGACCTGTACGAGCTGCCGCCGCGGGAGCTGAAGAAGATCCCGACCGTGTGCGGCTCGCTCCGCGAGGCCCTGAACAGCCTCGACAAGGACCGGGCCTTCCTCAAGGAGGGCGGCGTGTTCTCCGACGACCAGATCGACTCGTTCATCGAGCTGAAGATGACCGAGGTGCTGCGCTACGAGATGACCCCGCACCCGATCGAGTTCGTGCAGTACTACTCGCTGTGA
- a CDS encoding P-II family nitrogen regulator, translating into MKKIEAIIKPFKLDEVKEALQEVGLQGITVIEAKGFGRQKGHTELYRGAEYVVDFLPKVKLEIVLSDALVEGAVEAIRKSAQTGRIGDGKIFVSTIEEAIRIRTGETGTDAI; encoded by the coding sequence ATGAAGAAGATCGAAGCGATCATCAAGCCTTTCAAGCTCGACGAGGTGAAGGAGGCCCTCCAGGAGGTCGGCCTCCAGGGCATCACCGTCATCGAGGCGAAGGGTTTCGGCCGTCAGAAGGGCCACACGGAGCTCTACCGGGGCGCCGAGTACGTGGTCGACTTCCTGCCCAAGGTGAAGCTCGAGATCGTCCTGTCCGACGCTCTGGTCGAGGGCGCCGTGGAGGCGATCCGCAAGTCGGCCCAGACCGGGCGCATCGGCGACGGCAAGATCTTCGTCTCGACGATCGAGGAAGCGATCCGCATCCGCACCGGCGAGACCGGCACGGACGCGATCTGA